One segment of Streptomyces sp. XD-27 DNA contains the following:
- a CDS encoding alpha/beta hydrolase, whose translation MRIDSRTAALVSTPVLAASLLATLVAAAPAASAKDARTAPATSAEGARTAPAASAEGARTVPAAAARTRTPHAARTGAAPATPGWKRCTGADLDPRQECATISVPLDYAKPRGAQITLAISRVRSERPQARRGTLLLIPGGPGSSGINRPSTLGKKLPRSVRDAYDIVGFDPRGLGGSTPISCGLAHDDLALVHLRPWPDADGGIERNVSTGRRLAQTCARNGGPVLRSISTANEARDIDRIRQALGERKLSAWGVSYGTYAGAVYAQMFPRRTDRWVLDSSDDPDPKRVARGWLANYATGVEDAFPDFAAWAADPGNPHRLADSADEVRPLFLKLAARLDRAPIPWPGANPAELNGNVLRQSLLDALYSTTRFPALARLIRAARDGSPLPAPNTPPDEALQSSVAVSAATICNDVSWPASIPDYERDVAESRRTHPLTAGLPANLMPCAFWPYAPKEKPVRITPGGPSNVLMIQNRRDPSTPLVGALRMREALGGRARMVTVDAVGHGAYRANGNACGDAAVTDFLVRGDRPARDVSCPAA comes from the coding sequence ATGCGAATCGACAGCCGCACGGCAGCTCTCGTCTCCACGCCGGTCCTGGCCGCGTCCCTGCTCGCGACCCTCGTCGCGGCGGCCCCGGCCGCCAGTGCCAAGGACGCGCGTACAGCCCCGGCAACCAGTGCCGAGGGAGCGCGTACAGCTCCGGCAGCCAGTGCCGAGGGAGCGCGTACAGTCCCGGCCGCTGCCGCCCGTACACGGACGCCCCACGCAGCCCGTACCGGCGCGGCCCCCGCCACCCCCGGCTGGAAGCGTTGCACCGGGGCGGACCTCGACCCCCGGCAGGAGTGCGCCACGATCTCCGTGCCGCTGGACTACGCCAAGCCGCGCGGCGCGCAGATCACGCTCGCCATATCCCGCGTGCGCAGCGAACGGCCGCAGGCGCGGCGGGGCACGCTGCTGCTGATCCCCGGCGGACCGGGCAGCTCCGGCATCAACAGGCCGTCCACGCTCGGGAAGAAGCTGCCGCGCTCCGTGCGGGACGCGTACGACATCGTGGGATTCGATCCGCGCGGCCTGGGCGGCAGTACACCGATCAGCTGCGGACTGGCCCATGACGACCTGGCCTTGGTCCACCTGCGGCCGTGGCCCGACGCGGACGGCGGTATCGAGCGGAACGTGTCCACAGGCCGCCGGCTCGCCCAGACCTGCGCGCGCAACGGCGGGCCGGTGCTGCGCAGCATCAGCACTGCCAACGAGGCGCGGGACATCGACCGCATCCGACAGGCGCTGGGGGAGCGGAAGCTGTCGGCGTGGGGCGTGTCGTACGGGACGTACGCGGGCGCCGTGTACGCGCAGATGTTCCCGCGCCGCACCGACCGCTGGGTGCTGGACAGCAGCGACGACCCGGACCCGAAGCGGGTGGCACGCGGCTGGCTGGCCAACTACGCCACCGGGGTGGAGGACGCGTTCCCCGACTTCGCGGCATGGGCCGCCGACCCGGGCAACCCGCACCGGCTGGCCGACTCGGCGGACGAGGTCCGGCCGCTGTTCCTGAAGCTCGCGGCCCGGCTGGACCGGGCGCCGATCCCGTGGCCCGGTGCCAACCCCGCCGAGCTCAACGGCAACGTGCTGCGCCAGAGCCTGCTGGACGCTCTGTACTCCACGACGCGCTTCCCTGCCCTGGCCCGACTGATACGCGCGGCCCGGGACGGCTCGCCGCTGCCCGCGCCGAACACCCCGCCGGACGAGGCCCTGCAGTCCTCGGTGGCCGTCTCCGCGGCGACGATATGCAACGACGTGAGCTGGCCGGCCTCGATACCGGACTACGAGCGGGACGTCGCCGAGAGCCGCAGGACCCACCCGCTGACGGCCGGGCTGCCGGCGAACCTGATGCCGTGCGCCTTCTGGCCGTACGCGCCGAAGGAGAAGCCGGTGCGCATCACCCCCGGCGGCCCGTCGAACGTGTTGATGATCCAGAACCGGCGTGACCCGTCCACGCCGCTGGTCGGGGCGCTGAGGATGCGCGAGGCGCTCGGCGGCCGGGCCCGCATGGTGACCGTGGACGCGGTGGGCCACGGCGCGTACCGGGCCAACGGCAACGCGTGCGGGGATGCCGCGGTCACCGACTTCCTGGTCCGCGGGGACCGCCCGGCACGGGACGTCTCCTGCCCCGCGGCGTGA